One genomic segment of Besnoitia besnoiti strain Bb-Ger1 chromosome VII, whole genome shotgun sequence includes these proteins:
- a CDS encoding hypothetical protein (encoded by transcript BESB_079890) → MRLPSFTAGAGRFRGRHLSRFSCVAREGGTAIALAHSLLARTPRFSASAVPLSASEIPRGEFCQLWSQDSRHRLVAAPLSVSRVSLPTLARPLACSTGTARAASLSAHRGCLLPGLVAAPSRSLRRSDRRLLTFEARRAQGPEELLRAARGRGEPPMEDAAEARSACTSARQAARRARPPFAGDAEASGVAACAGSRCARLRRLARVSEEAPVEAWLKGPARGRVSQVKGRSASARGSLEEVRDAQGVCDAPPPRGTPPAGCARARPGGGGPRMRAGGETAREGVPSDLCRLPADALLELLEMHSRALKDAPARPQLGTELRSRQRATHGGLSSRESEESASMPATLSSGPSPSTRRSPSPTPCAESSAQLPVPASVSEACVSPQLLFQAMRELAARSASLSLLQLLRLSWILASLQLDHVPDAAARSPTTSRLSAARTAAASSRYSTAPVSLLWEARRELLHGLFRRLQSVALPPFSSSSHESSFSGSASSAASSESRTSCASSPYQPSAVASPPSAAALDPCFKPGDASWAHPSACTSSLPSALIARSVQALAQLLDPRMKERFPLVVSLVLPRLLVLFAHQTEREFQLLLRRLPHRPGVDRRVSPTTQDLPSALSSFPASACDVSSPAAPQAANQEVVYSPLPSSSSSCCRADATTVFRLPKSPSEASFSLSRPGCAASAAFPGPEPASQCTPDGSVVILPSPLSLFARVFGGVARLNLRPSLACLARFPRIAFAALRSPLEISSSHTSAPSSCGADPDFLSSTSFSPDSSLSSGGSLCALGASVLDSASPPSSAASLLASPSPSAWGSRAETPQPSLRDLSLLLLSLSRLDLTTQASLLLRLALPLLASRVETALSIFRVEALIPLSLPSAGPPSSADEALPRDSFHLDLANLLMASALHAHLACEASGAIASTRGRSAGRRRAGRSRAGLGRHPAFADVLTLAPSRSASSSFTFAADSLASPSASLSSSAAAPCLCSAVELPRPSRAFTHSQAPLFRPAAAPARSAWTQLAVMCLDACALLAVTAEVRELAAAQARNLSSSAALSASLSSSADCGPSACPPVHNRRGGEARNLSARTTSCIGRLGGWDSPGSPHSGTRQRPSPSPPSSALVAPSLEGDSRTEESHPSSSDSSLERQVSICCLAFAAAPAVSPSRASGRRANASAAGGGLRRPPRDSSRFSSLVASQTSTKRSAASARRRPRRKVPAAPFSNPLLRSCSQATLAWLVGLQRRQGARPEAADRSAEVEAVSAQSRRGNGRRDKAEEGVEERGDKGGTGFEALRPSQRRSDASAAGGAGASLEAGHRPRTRETKAKQKLAGGRRSRLEDEVIHVLRSILPFSRRQFAPSSALRPPAILGPSSPVSPGAQRGRKDTGGARCVRYESGAFLAPDISCNATVYPYTVDILLRNGRCKEKELGTGAERWGKHRAQANSVAGA, encoded by the exons ATGCGTTTGCCCTCCTTCACCGCCGGCGCTGGCCGCTTCCGCGGACGTCATTTGTCGCGCTtttcctgcgtcgcgcgtgaGGGAGGCACCGCGATCGCTTTAGCGcactctctcctcgcgcggacACCGCGCTTCTCAGCGAGCGCCGTTCCTCTTTCGGCTTCAGAAATCCCGCGAGGCGAGTTCTGCCAACTCTGGTCGCAAGATTCTCGCCATCGTCTCgttgcggcgcctctctctgtgtcccGTGTCTCCCTTCCAACGCTTGCGCGTCCGCTCGCTTGCTCCACTGgcaccgcccgcgccgcctcgctctccgctcACCGCGGATGTCTTCTCCCGGGGCTCGTTGCTGCTccgtcgcggtcgctgcgtAGGAGCGACAGGCGCCTCCTGACCTTcgaagcgcgacgcgctCAGGGGCCCGAAGAGCTCCTCcgggcagcgcgcggccgcggagagccgccgatggaagacgctgcagaggcgaggagcGCATGCACCTctgcgaggcaggcggcacgacgcgcgcgcccgcccttcgcaggcgacgccgaggcttCAGGGGTTGCTGCGTGCGCGGGTagccgctgcgcgagactgcgccgcctcgcgcgagtcagcgaagaagcgccggTCGAGGCATGGCTTAAAGGGCCTGCGAGGGGACGCGTCTCCCAGGTCAAGGGGAggagcgcgtctgcgcgcggaaGCCTCGAAGAGGTGCGCGACGCTCAAGGCgtctgcgacgcgccgccgcctcgcgggacGCCTCCTGCAGGATGTGCTCGGGCGCGTCCGGGGGGTGGCGGACCCCGCATGcgtgcaggcggcgagacAGCGCGGGAGGGCGTGCCCTCTGACCTCTGCCGACTGCCTGCGGATGCCCTTCTCGAGCTTCTGGAGATGCACTCGCGAGCGCTGAAGGACgcacctgcgcggccgcagctcgGGACCGAGCTGCGGTCGCGTCAAAGAGCCACGCACGGCGGCCTTTCCTCgcgagaaagcgaggagTCTGCTTCGATGCCCGCTACGCTTTCTTCCGGGCCCTCTCCATCgacgcggcggtcgccgtcgcctaCCCCATGTGCAGAGTCCTCCGCACAGTTGCCAGTGCCGGCTTCCGTCTCAGAGGCGTGTGTGTCGCCTCAGTTGCTTTTCCAGGCAATGCGTGAGCTCGCTGCGCGGTCGGCgtcgctttcgcttcttcagctgctgcgcctttcGTGGATTCTCGCATCGTTGCAACTTGATCATGTTCCTGATGCGGCTGCCCGCTCGCCCACCACCTCGCGCCTTTCTGCCGCTCGCACCGCTGCTGCGTCATCGCGCTACTCCACTGCGCCCGTCTCGCTTCTgtgggaggcgcgccgcgagctaCTTCACGGGCTTTTTCGGCGACTGCAGTCCGTCGCCCTGCCcccgttttcttcctcttcgcatGAGTCGAGTTTTTCTGGCTCagcgtcttcggcggcgtcctctgaGTCTCGCACCTcttgcgcctcgtcgccttaCCAGCCTTCAGCtgtcgcgtcgcctccctccgcggctgcacTCGACCCCTGTTTCAAGCCTGGCGACGCGTCGTGGGCTCACCCGTCTGCATGCACCTCTTCTCTTCCGTCTGCGCTTATCGCCCGCAGTGTGCaagcgctcgcgcagctcttgGATCCGCGTATGAAGGAACGCTTTCCACTCGTTGTTTCGCTcgttctccctcgtctcctgGTTCTCTTTGCGCACCAAACTGAGCGCGAATTTCAGCTTCtgcttcgtcgcctgcctcatCGACCTGGCGTCGACCGACGGGTGTCTCCGACGACTCAGGATTTGCCTTCGGCGCTTTCTTCGTttcctgcctccgcgtgcgaTGTTTCCTCTCCTGCAGCCCCGCAGGCTGCGAATCAGGAAGTCGTCTATTCGCCTCttccctcttcgtcgtctagctgctgtcgcgcggacgcgacgaCTGTCTTCAGACTGCCCAAGTCTCCTTCTGaggcttccttctctctctcgcggcctgGTTGTGCTGCCTCAGCTGCTTTTCCTGGTCCTGAGCCTGCTTCCCAGTGTACACCTGACGGCTCGGTTGTTattcttccttcgcctctctccctctttgCACGCGTGtttggcggcgtcgcgcggctcaaCCTTCGGCCGTCTCTTGCGTGTCTCGCCCGCTTCCCTCGCATCGCATTCGCAGCGCTCAGGAGTCCTCTAGAAATATCTTCGTCTCACACTTCCGCGCCCTCATCTTGCGGCGCAGATCCGGATTTCCTCTCTTCGACCTCCTTTTCTCCCGACTCGTCTTTATCTTCTggcggctctctctgcgcgttgGGTGCGTCTGTGTTGGATTCCGcatcgcctccttcttctgcggcgtctcttctcgcgtcgccgtcgccgtcggcctggggctcgcgcgcggagacgcctcagccttctctgcgcgatctgtctcttcttctgctttcgTTGTCTCGACTCGACCTGACCACTCAGGCGTcgctcctgctgcgcctggcgctgcctctgctcGCCTCACGCGTGGAGACGGCCCTGAGCATTTTTCGTGTCGAGGCTCTGATCCCGTTGTCTCTCCCTTCTGCAGGTccgccctcgtcggcggACGAAGCGTTACCGCGGGACTCATTCCACTTGGATCTCGCGAATCTGCTTATGGCGTCAGCGCTACATGCTCACCTCGCGTGCGAAGCCAGCGGTGCGATTGCCTCGACGCGTGGGAGATCGGcagggcggagacgggcgGGTCGATCTCGCGCCGGGCTGGGACGCCACCCCGCATTCGCGGACGTCCTCACGCTGGCGCCgtctcgctcggcgtcttcttctttcacGTTTGCTGCAGATTCTTtggcctcgccgtccgcttctctctcttcgtctgccgctgctcccTGTCTCTGCTCGGCTGTCGAGCtgccgcgtccctcgcgcgcgttcaCGCACTCGCAGGCCCCGCTTTTCCGTCCTGCTGCGGcaccggcgcgcagcgcgtggaCGCAGTTGGCGGTGATGTGCCTCGACGCTTgtgcgcttctcgccgtgACCGCGGAGGTTCGcgagctcgccgctgcgcaggctcgaaatctctcttcttcagcggccCTCTCGGCTTCACTGTCGAGCTCTGCGGACTGCGGACCGTCGGCGTGTCCACCAGTGCACAaccgaagaggcggagaggcaaGAAATTTGTCTGCGCGCACAACTTCCTGCATAGGGAGACTGGGCGGTTGGGACAGCCCAGGATCCCCTCACAGTGGTACGCGTCAGCGTCCTTcaccttcgcctccttcatctgcgctcgtcgcgccttcACTCGAGGGAGACTCGCGTACAGAAGAGAGTCATCCTTCGTCTTCGGATTCTTCACTCGAGCGGCAGGTGTCAATCTGCTGCCTGGCGTTTGCCGCTGCTCCCGCCGTatctccctcgcgcgcttcgggCAGACGGGCAAACGCTTCAGCTGCGGGGGGTGggcttcgccgccctccccgtGACTCTTCTCGTTTCTCGTCGCTCGTGGCGTCTCAGACGAGCACCaaacgcagcgccgcgagcgcgcgccgcaggccacgGCGGAAAGTCCCGGCTGCTCCATTTTCAAACCCTCTGTTGCGTTCCTGCTCGCAAGCGACACTCGCGTGGCTCGTTGGGCTCCAACGGAGACAGGGGGCCCGGCCGGAAGCCGCGGACCGCTCAGCTGAAGTTgaagctgtctccgcgcagagCCGACGCGGGAACGGAAGGCGAGACAAAGCGGAAGAGGGAGTGGAGGAGCGGGGGGACAAAGGCGGCACGGGATTTGAGGCGCTGAGGCCATCGCAGCGACGTAGCGATGCCTCAGCGGCAGGCGGGGCAGGCGCGAGCCTCGAAGCAGGACACAGACCGAGGACAAGAGAAACAAAAGCGAAACAGAAACTagccggcggcaggcgctcgcgtctggAGGACGAG GTCATCCATGTCCTCCGTAGCATTCTTCCGTTCTCGCGTCGTCAAttcgcgccgtcgtcggcccTTCGCCCGCCCGCCATCCTTGGCCCTTCGTCCCCTGTGTCCCCTGGAGCCCAACGCGGTCGCAAAGACACGGGCGGggcgcgctgcgtccgctACGAGTCGGGGGCGTTTCTCGCGCCGGATATTTCGTGCAACGCAACTGTCTACCCGTACACGGTTGATATTCTTCTGCGCAATGGCAGATGCAAAGAGAAAGAACTGGGAACCGGAGCTGAAAGGTGGGGAAAGCATAGGGCGCAGGCAAAtagcgtcgccggcgcgtag